Sequence from the Saccharopolyspora pogona genome:
GGCCCGCGTGGAAGTGCGGATCCCCGTCGTTGAGGTGCTCCGCAATCACTCGCGAACCCTCCTCGGTTTCGAACTGCATGTAGCGGCCATGGGTTCCGTTGTCTTCGGAATAGCGGTATCCAGGCATTCCTTGTCTGGAGTGGTCATTGCCGACGTCCCAGGCTTGATCTGGCTCTGTTCCGCGGGGGATCCCGGCTTGGTCGTACGCTCTGTCGAGTGCCTCCTGGCGGGTGTCAAAATTTTCATTGCATGCGGCTAATCCTAGCGGGTCGGTCCATCGATGTGGATTGCGCAGGTAGTGATACGGGTTAGGTCCTGCTGCAAGGCCGATCGGATCGATGCTTCCGTAGTGACCGGTGTGTGGATCGTAGTGACGTTGGTAATTGTAGTGGAACCCTGTTTCAGGGTCATGGTACTGGCCCGGAAAGCGGAGTGGAGTGTGCGCTTTCGTGCGACTTTCATCCTGGGTGTTCCCCCACAGTGTCATTCTGTGGAACCAGGCTATGCCCCCGTGATCGTTGATCAGTTCGGTAGGTGAGCCGACGAGGTCGGTTATGATCGAATAAAATTCTTCGTCAATCCATCTTTGAGGTGCATGACGAAGTGAGTAGCGTACGGTTTGTGCGATTGGATGAAAAGTTCCGGGCACGTAATCCCATACTGTCACGCGGGCATCGCCGAGCTGTGGACCGTTGGCGCGACCATCGGTGTGGGCCTGTTCGGTAAGGACTGAACCGTCCCAGATAAATTCGACCTGCTCAATGACTCGGGAACTGTCCGGGGTCAGGTGCTGCTTGGCGATGCGCCGTCCGAGCGGATCGTAGTGGTATCGCCAGCGGGAACCGTCGGGGGTCAAAACTTCGATGAGCCGGTCATCCGAGTCCCAGGAGTATCGCCACGTGTTCGGTTTGTGGGACAAGAGTTTTTGTTGCCGCAGCACGACGCGGCCTTGCGCATCGTGTTCATAGCGCACTCGCCCAGCACGGCGAACCAGGGTTCCGCTGAATTCTCGCTTGCCCAAGGCTTCGGCATCAGGCGACGTGGGTGGAGTGGGCCACGATGCGTTCGTGATGTTTCCTGCTGCGTCGTAGGCGTAGTGCTCGGCCCAACCAGTGCCTTGAACAGATGTGACCCGCCCGGTGCGATCTAGCTCGAACATGCGCGGGCCCGTGAGCTCATCGTTGATCCCGGATAAGAATCCGTCTGCGCGATACGTGTAAGACCGCTGCTGGATGGACCGCCCGTCGGTGCCTGCGATCGTTTGGGAAAGCAGGCGGTGATTCGCATCCCATGCCTGGCTCAGTGCCGCGTGGATCCCGAGGCTGCGCTGGGTCTCGTGCCCGGCCTCGTCGTAGCCGAAGCGCAAAGTCCGCCCAGCGGTATGCAGCGCGACGGGCTGGCTGTTGGAGTCGTACTCCCACACGCTCTCGGCCCCGGACGGGGTGCGCCGGCGAACACGGCGCCCCAACGCATCATAGGTTGACGCCACGATCCGGCCATTGATCATCTCGGTGAGCACTCGCCCAAGAGCGTCTCGCCGGAACGTTACCTGGGCGTCCGCATTTTTTGCTGCGGTGAGGCGACCGGCTGCATCGTAGGCGAAGGTTGCGACCGTTGAATCGCTCCGTCGCTCGATCACATTTCCCAGGAGATCTCGCGCGAAACGAGTGACCTCGCCGGCACCGTTCGTTCGCTCGATGAGTTGCCCCGCTGCGTCGTGGCGGTATCTGACTTCCCGGCCGTTGAAATCGATCTCGCGAACCAGGTTGCCAGCTGGATCGTACTCGTAATGCCAAACCAGCCCTTGCTCGTTGGTGACGCTGGAAAGTCGAAGTTCTGTGTTATAGGTGAACTCCAGTCGACTGCCGTCTGGGCGGACTTCTGCCGAAGGCAAGTCGAAGTGCGTGATCTCGGTATGTGTCGATTGGCCAAGCGTGTCGATGTGGGTTCGAAGGTTGCCTTCGCCGTCGTATACCCAGCGTTCGGTTTCTCCTCCGGGCAAGCTTCGCCAGGCGGGCTTGCCATCGACCGTCCAGCCAAATCGAGTCCTACCGCCGAGCGGGTCAACGATCTCCGTCACTCGGCCGAATGCGTCACGATCACGATGCGTTGTGTTTCCAAAAGAGTCGGTGACCGCTGTTGGAATTCCGGCGGCATTGGTGCCGATCTGACGCACGCTGCCGAGAGCATCACTAATCGACGATAGATGACCGCGCTCATCATATGAGAAGCTTGTGGCATTTCCCATAGGATCTATGATCCTTACGGCATTTCCGCACTCGTCGTACTCGCGGCGGGACACGGCGCCGTCGGGCGTGATGATGGTGATCGGCAGGCGGAGGTCGTTGTATTCGAAGCGGGTTTGGGCGCCGTCGGGGCGGGTTACCGCGACGAGGTTCTCGGCTTCGTCGTATTCGTACCGGACCGTGCGGCCCAGTGGGTCTGTTTGAGAGATCAGCCTGTCGTAGGCGTCCCACTCGGACACCGTTTCGCCGCCCAGCGGGTCTATTTCTCGGACCACCTGGCGCTTTTCGTTTAGGTGGAAGGTCGTGACGTGGCCGAGGGAGTTGGTGAGGCGGGTGACCCCGTCCTCGTATTCGAACGTTCCCGTCAGGAAGCCGCCGGAGCCTTCCGTGCCGACGCAGCGGCCCTGGTGGTCGTAGGTGTAGCGGTACCAGTGGCCGTTGCGGTCGGTCCAGCTGGTGATCCGGCCCGCGTGGTCGTACTCGAACTTCAGCGGTAGGCCCGAGGCGTTGACCACTCCGGTCAGGCGCTGGTCGGTGTACTCGTACCGCATCAGCAGGAGGTCTTCGCCGTTGTCGGCTTCCCGCAGGTAGAGCGCCGTGATCAGGTCGTTCTCGAATTCGACGCGGATGCGGTAGCCGCCGGTGTGGCGGATCTCCACCGGGGTTCCGTTCGCGTCGTGGTCGAACTCGATCCGGTTGCCGTTGCGGTCGGTGATGCTGGTCAGCGGCAGGACCCGGTTTCCCGGTGCGAAGTGCAGGCGCCGACCAGATTCGATCTCGGTGAGCGTGTAGCCGTCGTCCTCGTGGCGGGTGAGCGTGTTGCGGGAGCCCTCGAACTGGACGGTCGCGCCCACTGCGGGATCCGGGCCGAACAGGAGCTTTCCGTCCTCGGACGCGAACGACACGCCCGCGCTCCCGATCTCGAGACGCTGGTCCAGGGTTGACGTCCAGGACGGGCCGAAGTGCAGTCCCACCCGGTACGACGACAGGTGCGTCCGCTTCAGCACCAGCGGGAGCGCCGCCGCGATCTCCACATCGGTCTGCGGGAGGATCATCTCGCCGCTGGCGACGTCGATCGGGTCGTTCTCGCACTTCCGGTCGGTCGCGTCGCGGTTCGGGGTCTCCGGGTCGTCGGTCTTGTTCTGGAGGTTGCCGTCTTCGCTCTTGGACTTGGGGTTGTCCGGCGTGGAGCTGTCCGGGGTTGACGACGTGCTGTCCGGGGTCGTGCTCGACGGGGACGTGTCGGGGGAGTTGGGGGTGGTGTCCGGGGCGTCTGGTTTGGGGGACGGCGCGTCCACGCTGGACGGCTTGGTGCTCGCTGGGCCGTCGGCCTTGCGGAGGCCTTTGAGGGCGTCCTTGATGCCTTCCCAGATCTCGTCGAGCTTCTTCAGCAGCGGTTGCAGCTTATTCAGGGACCGGGTCAGCTTGGTGATGACGTCGGAGATCTTGCTGACCCACTTGGCGATCAACCCGGCCGCTTCGGCCACCACCGCCGGGGTGCCGACGCCGAGGGTGCCGCCGATTTCCGCGATCCAGCGGGGGATTTTGGTGATCAGCGCCGCCACGCACTCCGCGACCAGGTCGCGCACCAGCTCGCGGACGACGCCGACCAGCACGCCGACGATCTCGACGACCGTGCTGATGGTGTTCGCCGCGCCGCCCGCCGCTTTGATCTGCTCGGCCTGCTTCGTGGCGGCGTTCTTGTAGGCGTCGGCCGCCGCACCGGTCCAGGTGCCGGTGATGTTGTTGACCTCGTTGGTGAAATCGGCCGCGACCTGCTCCACCGATTTCGCGACGTTGCCCCAGGTCTGGGCGTAGGCGGAGATCTGGTCCGGGTCGCCGGCCAGCCAGTCCAGGGCGTCCGACAGCGGCTTGACGTGCTCCATCAGCCAGGACACCGCGTACGAGACCAGCGTGCCGACCGGGTCCATGACCATCGACAGCGCTTCCAGCCCCATGCCGGCCGCGCCGAGCGCGATCTCCGACCAGGAACCCGATTCGATGCCGGACTGGAGGTCGCCGACGGATTCGAGGATGCCGATGCCGCTGACCCCCGTGGTCGAATCCTGCCGCGGCGCGACCAGCGGGTTGTCGGCCATCACACCTCCCAGCCGGAGAAGCTGTCGGCGTTCGCCTCGTCACCGGACTCGTAGGTCTGCGCGGTGTCCTTGACGTTGCCGGCCTGGTCGGTCATGGATTCCGACGCGGTGGACAGGGCGTCGACCCCGGGCTGCGAGACCGCCTGCACGATCGGCACGAAGAACGAGCAGATCACCCCGTAGGCCTCGGAGCCCATCGTGACCTGGTTGGCCGCGTCCAACGCGGTCTTCAGCTGATCGGAGAGCGCGTCGAGCTTGCTGGCGTGCGACCGGAGCTCCTCGGGAGACACGCCGAATGCGTCCGTCATCGTCAACCCCTAGCCGACGCCTGGTCACCGCAGGTACGTGTCGTCTTTGAAGTCCTCGTCGTCGGGCGGCTGCGCGGCGCGTTCCTCGGCTTCGGGATCCGGGAAGCGCTCCTGGTACGCCGACATGACCGCGTTGACAGTCTCGGGGTCGTCGCCCACGGTGGCCGACATGACCTCGGCCACCTGGTCCCGGAGACCTGCCTGGGCATGCCGCATGGTCGTCAGCACCGCTTCGGTGAGCCCCGCGCCGGACATCCGGCGCGCGTCGTCGGTGATCTGCAGGTCGGTGACCGCACCGGCGCTGTCCACAGTCACCCGTACCACCCCGTCGCGGGACTCCGCGCTGGCCCTGACCGCAGTCACCTGCTGCTGCATCTGCTGGTAGCGCTCGGCTTTCGCCTCGACGTTGGCCGCCCAGCGCCTGATGCCCTCCTCGGTGTGCGCGCCATCGCCGCCGAAGACCGGTTCGCCCACGAATCCCCCCAAGTCACTCGCCATGACTGATCGACTACTGATCACGCGCAGGCTAGTCGAGGGACCTGCGGAGGGTCAGCGCTTCGGCGCCAAACTGCCCCGAACAGAGCAGCGGGGAAGGGTATCGGCGAGTGGTGTTGACTACTCCCCGCGCTGGTGAATAAGGGTTTTGAGACCCAACTGTGATATCCAGGTAAGAGTGACCCTCCAGCCGCTCGCGACCGCCGTCCACCGCGCCTACACCGCGGACCTGGACGCCGAGGACTTCTACCGGATGTTGCGCCTGCGCGTCGACGTGTTCGTCGTCGAGCAGGAATGCCCCTACCCGGAGCTGGACGGTCGCGACCTGGAGGAGACCACCCGGCACTTCTGGATCGACTCGGCCGACGGCTACGTGCTCGGCTACCTCCGGCTGCTGGAAGATCCCGACGGCACCTTCCGCATCGGGCGGGTCTGCACCGCCAGGGGCGCTCGCGGCCTGGGCCTGGCCCGCAAGCTGATGCGCGCTGCGGTCGCCGAGGTGCAGCACTCGCCGGCCGTGCTGGCCGCGCAGACCTACGCCACGGACTTCTACCGCTCCTTCGGTTTCGTCGAGGACGGCGAGCAATACCTGGAGGACGGCATCCCGCACGTCGACATGCGCCGCGAGCCCCGCCGCCGCGCGTGATCGGCGCTACTGCGGGCTTGACCGCGGTCGTTCGGGCTACCACGCTCCCGGCGTCAACGCGGAGCGTGGAGGAACGGCAACGGGTGCACCGAACGGCGTGATCGCCGCGGCATGCTGCCCCGCATCCGCCGCCCTGCCCCCGGGGCCCGGCGCTTCGCGGCCGGGTCAACCGCGCGCACCCCTTCGGCCGGCCCCGGACGCCGCCTGAGCCTGTTCCGGCCCAGGGGCGTGTTCGAGCGTGCCCTCGTCCGGCGAGTACCTGCTCGCGTATTTCCACCGCTTCCGGGACAGCCCGACCATTCGGCGCGATCCCGGCTTGCACGTGCGTTCGCGCCGCCTGCTCCCGCTACATCGCCGACTCCCGGCACGCCGGTGCGGAGAGCAGGGCGCTCTCCAGTGGTGCTGGTCTCCTCGGGGTGGTGGTCGGTTGGTCAGGCGGCCGGGTTCTGCGACGATGCACGGTGATCCGAATGCAAGGGGTGCGCCAGGAAGCCGGTGGGAATCCGGCACGGTCGGCGCCACTGTGACCGGGGAGCGGCCCTCCCCCGCGAGCCACCGGGGCGACCTGGGAAGGCCGGAGGGGCGCGACGATCCGGGAGTCAGGACACTGCGGCCCCTTGTTCCCGCCACCGGGGCGTCCGCACCCCGAGGAAGGAACACCCGGCATGTCCGCTGTCCCGCGCTTTCCCTTCTCCGCCGTCGTCGGCCACGACGACCTCCGGCTGGCGCTGCTGCTCAACGCTGTTCACCCGCGCATCGGCGGGGTCCTCGTCCGAGGCGAGAAGGGCACCGCGAAGTCGACCGCGGTGCGTGCCCTGGCGTCGTTGCTGCCGCCGCTGGACGTGATCGCAGACTGCCGCTTCGGGTGCGATCCGCAGACCGCGGACCCGCAGTGCCCGGACGGTCCGCACGGCTCCGCCGCGACGCAGCACCCCGCCCAGCTAGTCGAGCTCCCGGTGGGCGCCACCGAGGACCGGCTGATCGGCTCGCTCGACCTGGAACGCGCCCTGACCGAAGGCGTCCGAGCCTTCCAGCCCGGCCTGCTCGCCGCCGCGCACCGGGGCGTGCTCTACGTCGACGAGGTGAACCTGCTGCACGACCACCTCGTCGACCTGCTGCTGGATGCCGCGGCGATGGGGCGCGCGCACGTCGAGCGCGAAGGCGTCTCGGTCTCGCATGCGGCGTCGTTCCTGCTGGTGGGAACGATGAACCCGGAGGAAGGCGAGCTGCGCCCGCAGCTGCTGGACCGGTTCGGGCTCACCGTGCACGTCGCCGCGTCGCGCGAGGTGGCGACCCGGACCGAGGTGGTGCGCCGCCGCCTGGCGTTCGAAGCCGACCCGGCCGGGTTCGCTGCGCGGTGGGCCGACGCCGACGCCGAACTCGCCGTACGGATCGTGGCCGCCCGCGCCCGGGTGGACGCGGTGGTCCTCCCGGATACCGAGCTGCGCCGGATCTCCGCGCTGTGCGCGTCCTTCGACGTCGACGGCATGCGCGCCGACCTGGT
This genomic interval carries:
- a CDS encoding RHS repeat-associated core domain-containing protein yields the protein MADNPLVAPRQDSTTGVSGIGILESVGDLQSGIESGSWSEIALGAAGMGLEALSMVMDPVGTLVSYAVSWLMEHVKPLSDALDWLAGDPDQISAYAQTWGNVAKSVEQVAADFTNEVNNITGTWTGAAADAYKNAATKQAEQIKAAGGAANTISTVVEIVGVLVGVVRELVRDLVAECVAALITKIPRWIAEIGGTLGVGTPAVVAEAAGLIAKWVSKISDVITKLTRSLNKLQPLLKKLDEIWEGIKDALKGLRKADGPASTKPSSVDAPSPKPDAPDTTPNSPDTSPSSTTPDSTSSTPDSSTPDNPKSKSEDGNLQNKTDDPETPNRDATDRKCENDPIDVASGEMILPQTDVEIAAALPLVLKRTHLSSYRVGLHFGPSWTSTLDQRLEIGSAGVSFASEDGKLLFGPDPAVGATVQFEGSRNTLTRHEDDGYTLTEIESGRRLHFAPGNRVLPLTSITDRNGNRIEFDHDANGTPVEIRHTGGYRIRVEFENDLITALYLREADNGEDLLLMRYEYTDQRLTGVVNASGLPLKFEYDHAGRITSWTDRNGHWYRYTYDHQGRCVGTEGSGGFLTGTFEYEDGVTRLTNSLGHVTTFHLNEKRQVVREIDPLGGETVSEWDAYDRLISQTDPLGRTVRYEYDEAENLVAVTRPDGAQTRFEYNDLRLPITIITPDGAVSRREYDECGNAVRIIDPMGNATSFSYDERGHLSSISDALGSVRQIGTNAAGIPTAVTDSFGNTTHRDRDAFGRVTEIVDPLGGRTRFGWTVDGKPAWRSLPGGETERWVYDGEGNLRTHIDTLGQSTHTEITHFDLPSAEVRPDGSRLEFTYNTELRLSSVTNEQGLVWHYEYDPAGNLVREIDFNGREVRYRHDAAGQLIERTNGAGEVTRFARDLLGNVIERRSDSTVATFAYDAAGRLTAAKNADAQVTFRRDALGRVLTEMINGRIVASTYDALGRRVRRRTPSGAESVWEYDSNSQPVALHTAGRTLRFGYDEAGHETQRSLGIHAALSQAWDANHRLLSQTIAGTDGRSIQQRSYTYRADGFLSGINDELTGPRMFELDRTGRVTSVQGTGWAEHYAYDAAGNITNASWPTPPTSPDAEALGKREFSGTLVRRAGRVRYEHDAQGRVVLRQQKLLSHKPNTWRYSWDSDDRLIEVLTPDGSRWRYHYDPLGRRIAKQHLTPDSSRVIEQVEFIWDGSVLTEQAHTDGRANGPQLGDARVTVWDYVPGTFHPIAQTVRYSLRHAPQRWIDEEFYSIITDLVGSPTELINDHGGIAWFHRMTLWGNTQDESRTKAHTPLRFPGQYHDPETGFHYNYQRHYDPHTGHYGSIDPIGLAAGPNPYHYLRNPHRWTDPLGLAACNENFDTRQEALDRAYDQAGIPRGTEPDQAWDVGNDHSRQGMPGYRYSEDNGTHGRYMQFETEEGSRVIAEHLNDGDPHFHAGQPKGDPSRNFVDFGWSNAHNRDIERYQQIGGSHHYYYPR
- a CDS encoding type VII secretion target; protein product: MTDAFGVSPEELRSHASKLDALSDQLKTALDAANQVTMGSEAYGVICSFFVPIVQAVSQPGVDALSTASESMTDQAGNVKDTAQTYESGDEANADSFSGWEV
- a CDS encoding YbaB/EbfC family nucleoid-associated protein, with product MASDLGGFVGEPVFGGDGAHTEEGIRRWAANVEAKAERYQQMQQQVTAVRASAESRDGVVRVTVDSAGAVTDLQITDDARRMSGAGLTEAVLTTMRHAQAGLRDQVAEVMSATVGDDPETVNAVMSAYQERFPDPEAEERAAQPPDDEDFKDDTYLR
- a CDS encoding GNAT family N-acetyltransferase, encoding MTLQPLATAVHRAYTADLDAEDFYRMLRLRVDVFVVEQECPYPELDGRDLEETTRHFWIDSADGYVLGYLRLLEDPDGTFRIGRVCTARGARGLGLARKLMRAAVAEVQHSPAVLAAQTYATDFYRSFGFVEDGEQYLEDGIPHVDMRREPRRRA